The following are encoded together in the Syngnathus scovelli strain Florida chromosome 12, RoL_Ssco_1.2, whole genome shotgun sequence genome:
- the LOC125978106 gene encoding melanopsin-A isoform X4: MSATHHHHTIISHNSTSKWTTSSGFGLPVNAYRPSELKTAAEASPTAVMPHRPPHPFPTVNVPDHAHYTIGSVILAIGITGLLGNFLVIYAFSRSRSLRTPANMFIINLAVTDLLMCVTQAPVFFASSMHKRWIFGEKACELYAFCGALFGICSMITLTVIAVDRYFVITRPLTSIGMLSRERALAILAAAWVYSLGWSLPPFFGWSAYVPEGLLTSCTWDYMTFTPSVRAYTMLLFVFVFFLPLLVIVYCYVFIFRAIRNTNKVALAKYIPYLGTLLCVRPLDLRSASSSFVSTRRSTVTSQSSDISAHFRRGHSKSRLSSVSDSESGLTDTEADQSSLSSCPASRQVSCDISGDTAEFSEFKSSSSFKGKMKNHDSGIFERASFDMDISTTGVSERSGIPNQSTDVADIHVSRSALGRIPSIVITSESSPFLPVGRSGSRSAHAKATYSSTGVGSG; this comes from the exons ATGAGCGCCACGCACCACCACCACACCATTATCTCCCACAACAGCACCTCCAAGTGGACCACAAGCTCCGGCTTCGGTTTGCCTGTTAACGCGTACCGGCCCTCCGAGCTAAAGACCGCCGCCGAAGCCTCGCCGACG GCGGTGATGCCGCATCGGCCCCCCCACCCATTCCCCACGGTGAACGTGCCCGACCACGCCCACTACACCATCGGCTCCGTCATCCTCGCCATCGGCATCACCGGATTGCTCGGCAACTTCCTGGTCATCTATGCTTTCAGCAG GAGCCGCAGCCTGCGCACGCCGGCCAACATGTTCATCATCAACTTGGCCGTCACCGACCTGCTGATGTGCGTCACGCAGGCGCCCGTCTTTTTTGCCAGCAGTATGCACAAGAGGTGGATCTTTGGCGAGAAAG CGTGTGAGCTGTATGCGTTCTGCGGCGCGCTGTTTGGGATCTGCTCCATGATCACGCTGACGGTGATCGCCGTGGACCGCTACTTTGTCATCACGCGACCCCTGACCTCCATCGGCATGTTGTCGCGCGAACGGGCCCTTGCAATCCTGGCGGCCGCATGGGTGTACTCGCTGGGATGGAGCCTGCCACCCTTCTTCGGATGGA GCGCATACGTGCCTGAGGGGCTCCTGACGTCGTGCACGTGGGACTACATGACCTTCACGCCGTCGGTGCGAGCGTACACCATGCTGCTGTTTGTCTTTGTCTTCTTCCTGCCGCTTCTCGTCATCGTCTACTGTTACGTCTTCATCTTCAGAGCAATCCGCAACACCAACAA GGTGGCGTTGGCCAAGTATATCCCGTATCTCGGCACACTTCTGTGCGTGCGGCCCCTGGACCTTCGTTCGGCCAGCAGCAGTTTTGTCTCCACACGGCGCTCCACTGTCACTAGCCAGAGCTCTGACATCAGCGCACACTTCCGGCGAGGACACAGCAAGAGCCGCCTCTCCTCTGTCTCCGACAGCGAATCG GGCTTAACTGACACGGAGGCGGACCAGTCCAGTCTGAGCTCTTGCCCCGCCAGCCGCCAGGTGTCCTGCGATATCAGCGGGGACACGGCAGAATTCTCCGAATTCAAATCGTCGTCCAGCTTCAAGGGGAAAATGAAAAATCACGATTCGGGAATCTTTGAGAGG gCATCGTTTGACATGGACATTTCCACGACTGGCGTCAGCGAACGCAGTGGCATTCCAAAC CAGAGCACCGACGTGGCCGACATTCACGTGAGCAGAAGCGCGCTAGGTCGCATCCCGAGCATCGTCATTACCTCCGAGTCCAGCCCCTTCCTTCCCGTTGGACGCAGTGGGTCACGCTCTGCCCACGCCAAGGCCACCTACAGCAGCACCGGGGTGGGCTCTGGGTGA
- the LOC125978106 gene encoding melanopsin-A isoform X2, whose translation MSATHHHHTIISHNSTSKWTTSSGFGLPVNAYRPSELKTAAEASPTAVMPHRPPHPFPTVNVPDHAHYTIGSVILAIGITGLLGNFLVIYAFSRSRSLRTPANMFIINLAVTDLLMCVTQAPVFFASSMHKRWIFGEKACELYAFCGALFGICSMITLTVIAVDRYFVITRPLTSIGMLSRERALAILAAAWVYSLGWSLPPFFGWSAYVPEGLLTSCTWDYMTFTPSVRAYTMLLFVFVFFLPLLVIVYCYVFIFRAIRNTNKAVGKVSGSGVHTHVASRHSAKSFQRLQNEWKMAKIALIVILLYVVSWSPYSTVALTAFAGYADMLTPYMNSVPAVIAKASAIHNPIIYAITHPKYRVALAKYIPYLGTLLCVRPLDLRSASSSFVSTRRSTVTSQSSDISAHFRRGHSKSRLSSVSDSESGLTDTEADQSSLSSCPASRQVSCDISGDTAEFSEFKSSSSFKGKMKNHDSGIFERASFDMDISTTGVSERSGIPNSTDVADIHVSRSALGRIPSIVITSESSPFLPVGRSGSRSAHAKATYSSTGVGSG comes from the exons ATGAGCGCCACGCACCACCACCACACCATTATCTCCCACAACAGCACCTCCAAGTGGACCACAAGCTCCGGCTTCGGTTTGCCTGTTAACGCGTACCGGCCCTCCGAGCTAAAGACCGCCGCCGAAGCCTCGCCGACG GCGGTGATGCCGCATCGGCCCCCCCACCCATTCCCCACGGTGAACGTGCCCGACCACGCCCACTACACCATCGGCTCCGTCATCCTCGCCATCGGCATCACCGGATTGCTCGGCAACTTCCTGGTCATCTATGCTTTCAGCAG GAGCCGCAGCCTGCGCACGCCGGCCAACATGTTCATCATCAACTTGGCCGTCACCGACCTGCTGATGTGCGTCACGCAGGCGCCCGTCTTTTTTGCCAGCAGTATGCACAAGAGGTGGATCTTTGGCGAGAAAG CGTGTGAGCTGTATGCGTTCTGCGGCGCGCTGTTTGGGATCTGCTCCATGATCACGCTGACGGTGATCGCCGTGGACCGCTACTTTGTCATCACGCGACCCCTGACCTCCATCGGCATGTTGTCGCGCGAACGGGCCCTTGCAATCCTGGCGGCCGCATGGGTGTACTCGCTGGGATGGAGCCTGCCACCCTTCTTCGGATGGA GCGCATACGTGCCTGAGGGGCTCCTGACGTCGTGCACGTGGGACTACATGACCTTCACGCCGTCGGTGCGAGCGTACACCATGCTGCTGTTTGTCTTTGTCTTCTTCCTGCCGCTTCTCGTCATCGTCTACTGTTACGTCTTCATCTTCAGAGCAATCCGCAACACCAACAA gGCGGTGGGCAAAGTGAGCGGCAGCGGGGTGCACACCCACGTGGCCTCTCGCCACTCAGCCAAGTCCTTCCAGCGGCTGCAGAACGAGTGGAAGATGGCCAAGATCGCACTGATCGTTATTTTGCTCTACGTGGTCTCCTGGTCGCCGTACTCCACCGTGGCGCTCACCGCCTTCGCCGG GTACGCCGACATGCTGACGCCCTACATGAACTCTGTGCCTGCCGTCATCGCCAAGGCCTCGGCCATCCACAACCCCATCATCTACGCCATCACGCATCCCAAGTACAG GGTGGCGTTGGCCAAGTATATCCCGTATCTCGGCACACTTCTGTGCGTGCGGCCCCTGGACCTTCGTTCGGCCAGCAGCAGTTTTGTCTCCACACGGCGCTCCACTGTCACTAGCCAGAGCTCTGACATCAGCGCACACTTCCGGCGAGGACACAGCAAGAGCCGCCTCTCCTCTGTCTCCGACAGCGAATCG GGCTTAACTGACACGGAGGCGGACCAGTCCAGTCTGAGCTCTTGCCCCGCCAGCCGCCAGGTGTCCTGCGATATCAGCGGGGACACGGCAGAATTCTCCGAATTCAAATCGTCGTCCAGCTTCAAGGGGAAAATGAAAAATCACGATTCGGGAATCTTTGAGAGG gCATCGTTTGACATGGACATTTCCACGACTGGCGTCAGCGAACGCAGTGGCATTCCAAAC AGCACCGACGTGGCCGACATTCACGTGAGCAGAAGCGCGCTAGGTCGCATCCCGAGCATCGTCATTACCTCCGAGTCCAGCCCCTTCCTTCCCGTTGGACGCAGTGGGTCACGCTCTGCCCACGCCAAGGCCACCTACAGCAGCACCGGGGTGGGCTCTGGGTGA
- the LOC125978106 gene encoding melanopsin-A isoform X1 has protein sequence MSATHHHHTIISHNSTSKWTTSSGFGLPVNAYRPSELKTAAEASPTAVMPHRPPHPFPTVNVPDHAHYTIGSVILAIGITGLLGNFLVIYAFSRSRSLRTPANMFIINLAVTDLLMCVTQAPVFFASSMHKRWIFGEKACELYAFCGALFGICSMITLTVIAVDRYFVITRPLTSIGMLSRERALAILAAAWVYSLGWSLPPFFGWSAYVPEGLLTSCTWDYMTFTPSVRAYTMLLFVFVFFLPLLVIVYCYVFIFRAIRNTNKAVGKVSGSGVHTHVASRHSAKSFQRLQNEWKMAKIALIVILLYVVSWSPYSTVALTAFAGYADMLTPYMNSVPAVIAKASAIHNPIIYAITHPKYRVALAKYIPYLGTLLCVRPLDLRSASSSFVSTRRSTVTSQSSDISAHFRRGHSKSRLSSVSDSESGLTDTEADQSSLSSCPASRQVSCDISGDTAEFSEFKSSSSFKGKMKNHDSGIFERASFDMDISTTGVSERSGIPNQSTDVADIHVSRSALGRIPSIVITSESSPFLPVGRSGSRSAHAKATYSSTGVGSG, from the exons ATGAGCGCCACGCACCACCACCACACCATTATCTCCCACAACAGCACCTCCAAGTGGACCACAAGCTCCGGCTTCGGTTTGCCTGTTAACGCGTACCGGCCCTCCGAGCTAAAGACCGCCGCCGAAGCCTCGCCGACG GCGGTGATGCCGCATCGGCCCCCCCACCCATTCCCCACGGTGAACGTGCCCGACCACGCCCACTACACCATCGGCTCCGTCATCCTCGCCATCGGCATCACCGGATTGCTCGGCAACTTCCTGGTCATCTATGCTTTCAGCAG GAGCCGCAGCCTGCGCACGCCGGCCAACATGTTCATCATCAACTTGGCCGTCACCGACCTGCTGATGTGCGTCACGCAGGCGCCCGTCTTTTTTGCCAGCAGTATGCACAAGAGGTGGATCTTTGGCGAGAAAG CGTGTGAGCTGTATGCGTTCTGCGGCGCGCTGTTTGGGATCTGCTCCATGATCACGCTGACGGTGATCGCCGTGGACCGCTACTTTGTCATCACGCGACCCCTGACCTCCATCGGCATGTTGTCGCGCGAACGGGCCCTTGCAATCCTGGCGGCCGCATGGGTGTACTCGCTGGGATGGAGCCTGCCACCCTTCTTCGGATGGA GCGCATACGTGCCTGAGGGGCTCCTGACGTCGTGCACGTGGGACTACATGACCTTCACGCCGTCGGTGCGAGCGTACACCATGCTGCTGTTTGTCTTTGTCTTCTTCCTGCCGCTTCTCGTCATCGTCTACTGTTACGTCTTCATCTTCAGAGCAATCCGCAACACCAACAA gGCGGTGGGCAAAGTGAGCGGCAGCGGGGTGCACACCCACGTGGCCTCTCGCCACTCAGCCAAGTCCTTCCAGCGGCTGCAGAACGAGTGGAAGATGGCCAAGATCGCACTGATCGTTATTTTGCTCTACGTGGTCTCCTGGTCGCCGTACTCCACCGTGGCGCTCACCGCCTTCGCCGG GTACGCCGACATGCTGACGCCCTACATGAACTCTGTGCCTGCCGTCATCGCCAAGGCCTCGGCCATCCACAACCCCATCATCTACGCCATCACGCATCCCAAGTACAG GGTGGCGTTGGCCAAGTATATCCCGTATCTCGGCACACTTCTGTGCGTGCGGCCCCTGGACCTTCGTTCGGCCAGCAGCAGTTTTGTCTCCACACGGCGCTCCACTGTCACTAGCCAGAGCTCTGACATCAGCGCACACTTCCGGCGAGGACACAGCAAGAGCCGCCTCTCCTCTGTCTCCGACAGCGAATCG GGCTTAACTGACACGGAGGCGGACCAGTCCAGTCTGAGCTCTTGCCCCGCCAGCCGCCAGGTGTCCTGCGATATCAGCGGGGACACGGCAGAATTCTCCGAATTCAAATCGTCGTCCAGCTTCAAGGGGAAAATGAAAAATCACGATTCGGGAATCTTTGAGAGG gCATCGTTTGACATGGACATTTCCACGACTGGCGTCAGCGAACGCAGTGGCATTCCAAAC CAGAGCACCGACGTGGCCGACATTCACGTGAGCAGAAGCGCGCTAGGTCGCATCCCGAGCATCGTCATTACCTCCGAGTCCAGCCCCTTCCTTCCCGTTGGACGCAGTGGGTCACGCTCTGCCCACGCCAAGGCCACCTACAGCAGCACCGGGGTGGGCTCTGGGTGA
- the LOC125978106 gene encoding melanopsin-A isoform X3 yields MPHRPPHPFPTVNVPDHAHYTIGSVILAIGITGLLGNFLVIYAFSRSRSLRTPANMFIINLAVTDLLMCVTQAPVFFASSMHKRWIFGEKACELYAFCGALFGICSMITLTVIAVDRYFVITRPLTSIGMLSRERALAILAAAWVYSLGWSLPPFFGWSAYVPEGLLTSCTWDYMTFTPSVRAYTMLLFVFVFFLPLLVIVYCYVFIFRAIRNTNKAVGKVSGSGVHTHVASRHSAKSFQRLQNEWKMAKIALIVILLYVVSWSPYSTVALTAFAGYADMLTPYMNSVPAVIAKASAIHNPIIYAITHPKYRVALAKYIPYLGTLLCVRPLDLRSASSSFVSTRRSTVTSQSSDISAHFRRGHSKSRLSSVSDSESGLTDTEADQSSLSSCPASRQVSCDISGDTAEFSEFKSSSSFKGKMKNHDSGIFERASFDMDISTTGVSERSGIPNQSTDVADIHVSRSALGRIPSIVITSESSPFLPVGRSGSRSAHAKATYSSTGVGSG; encoded by the exons ATGCCGCATCGGCCCCCCCACCCATTCCCCACGGTGAACGTGCCCGACCACGCCCACTACACCATCGGCTCCGTCATCCTCGCCATCGGCATCACCGGATTGCTCGGCAACTTCCTGGTCATCTATGCTTTCAGCAG GAGCCGCAGCCTGCGCACGCCGGCCAACATGTTCATCATCAACTTGGCCGTCACCGACCTGCTGATGTGCGTCACGCAGGCGCCCGTCTTTTTTGCCAGCAGTATGCACAAGAGGTGGATCTTTGGCGAGAAAG CGTGTGAGCTGTATGCGTTCTGCGGCGCGCTGTTTGGGATCTGCTCCATGATCACGCTGACGGTGATCGCCGTGGACCGCTACTTTGTCATCACGCGACCCCTGACCTCCATCGGCATGTTGTCGCGCGAACGGGCCCTTGCAATCCTGGCGGCCGCATGGGTGTACTCGCTGGGATGGAGCCTGCCACCCTTCTTCGGATGGA GCGCATACGTGCCTGAGGGGCTCCTGACGTCGTGCACGTGGGACTACATGACCTTCACGCCGTCGGTGCGAGCGTACACCATGCTGCTGTTTGTCTTTGTCTTCTTCCTGCCGCTTCTCGTCATCGTCTACTGTTACGTCTTCATCTTCAGAGCAATCCGCAACACCAACAA gGCGGTGGGCAAAGTGAGCGGCAGCGGGGTGCACACCCACGTGGCCTCTCGCCACTCAGCCAAGTCCTTCCAGCGGCTGCAGAACGAGTGGAAGATGGCCAAGATCGCACTGATCGTTATTTTGCTCTACGTGGTCTCCTGGTCGCCGTACTCCACCGTGGCGCTCACCGCCTTCGCCGG GTACGCCGACATGCTGACGCCCTACATGAACTCTGTGCCTGCCGTCATCGCCAAGGCCTCGGCCATCCACAACCCCATCATCTACGCCATCACGCATCCCAAGTACAG GGTGGCGTTGGCCAAGTATATCCCGTATCTCGGCACACTTCTGTGCGTGCGGCCCCTGGACCTTCGTTCGGCCAGCAGCAGTTTTGTCTCCACACGGCGCTCCACTGTCACTAGCCAGAGCTCTGACATCAGCGCACACTTCCGGCGAGGACACAGCAAGAGCCGCCTCTCCTCTGTCTCCGACAGCGAATCG GGCTTAACTGACACGGAGGCGGACCAGTCCAGTCTGAGCTCTTGCCCCGCCAGCCGCCAGGTGTCCTGCGATATCAGCGGGGACACGGCAGAATTCTCCGAATTCAAATCGTCGTCCAGCTTCAAGGGGAAAATGAAAAATCACGATTCGGGAATCTTTGAGAGG gCATCGTTTGACATGGACATTTCCACGACTGGCGTCAGCGAACGCAGTGGCATTCCAAAC CAGAGCACCGACGTGGCCGACATTCACGTGAGCAGAAGCGCGCTAGGTCGCATCCCGAGCATCGTCATTACCTCCGAGTCCAGCCCCTTCCTTCCCGTTGGACGCAGTGGGTCACGCTCTGCCCACGCCAAGGCCACCTACAGCAGCACCGGGGTGGGCTCTGGGTGA
- the LOC125978135 gene encoding lactadherin-like isoform X2 has product MRQLSPVPHQAHEGGPLPNISKYLQMIYTCEADAVISWIEMNFGETKQVTALAIQPCPSASHGYRSKLEMRHSVDGRAYTKHPQLFAPDGTQMLTVPVMAQYMRIYPLNHRWSIGIRFDVLGCELGNMISCDQWRADVGFDGHPKTVLCQVGTPSLQHVGVQSGTRRRHS; this is encoded by the exons ATGCGACAACTATCGCCAGTGCCTCATCAAGCCCATGAAGGAGGACCGCTGCCCAACATTTCCAAATACCTCCAGATGATCTAcacctgcgaagcagacg CTGTCATAAGCTGGATCGAGATGAACTTCGGTGAGACCAAACAGGTGACAGCCCTCGCCATCCAGCCGTGTCCATCGGCCTCCCACGGGTACCGGTCCAAACTTGAGATGCGCCACAGTGTGGACGGACGGGCCTACACCAAGCACCCCCAGCTA TTTGCTCCCGACGGGACTCAGATGCTGACCGTGCCTGTGATGGCCCAGTACATGCGCATCTACCCGCTGAACCACCGATGGAGCATCGGCATCCGCTTTGATGTCTTGGGATGCGAGCTTGGCA ATATGATCAGCTGCGACCAGTGGCGTGCTGACGTCGGCTTCGACGGCCATCCCAAAAC GGTCTTGTGTCAAGTTGGAACACCAAGTTTACAGCACGTCGGTGTACAAAGCGGTACACGCCGGCGTCATTCGTGA
- the LOC125978135 gene encoding lactadherin-like isoform X1: MHEVSQSGTKLTDLAVQRVFKVWATRKAKLKLKASSFARGFTADKARLNAESCWKPSANSVISWIEMNFGETKQVTALAIQPCPSASHGYRSKLEMRHSVDGRAYTKHPQLFAPDGTQMLTVPVMAQYMRIYPLNHRWSIGIRFDVLGCELGNMISCDQWRADVGFDGHPKTVLCQVGTPSLQHVGVQSGTRRRHS, encoded by the exons ATGCATGAGGTAAGTCAGTCGGGCACAAAATTAACTGATTTGGCTGTCCAAAGAGTTTTCAAAGTCTGGGCAACACGCAAGGCAAAATTGAAGCTGAAAGCCTCCTCCTTTGCGAGGGGCTTCACCGCGGACAAAGCGCGCCTGAATGCGGAAAGCTGCTGGAAACCGTCAGCAAATT CTGTCATAAGCTGGATCGAGATGAACTTCGGTGAGACCAAACAGGTGACAGCCCTCGCCATCCAGCCGTGTCCATCGGCCTCCCACGGGTACCGGTCCAAACTTGAGATGCGCCACAGTGTGGACGGACGGGCCTACACCAAGCACCCCCAGCTA TTTGCTCCCGACGGGACTCAGATGCTGACCGTGCCTGTGATGGCCCAGTACATGCGCATCTACCCGCTGAACCACCGATGGAGCATCGGCATCCGCTTTGATGTCTTGGGATGCGAGCTTGGCA ATATGATCAGCTGCGACCAGTGGCGTGCTGACGTCGGCTTCGACGGCCATCCCAAAAC GGTCTTGTGTCAAGTTGGAACACCAAGTTTACAGCACGTCGGTGTACAAAGCGGTACACGCCGGCGTCATTCGTGA
- the LOC125978133 gene encoding snaclec alboaggregin-A subunit beta'-like: MSVYRVCILSSANKPWSKLHLVVLLHAPHPTVTTLGARTTFCEGISCGPGWEAFSSSCYKKMLDPNGWLGARFHCVLEGGDLVSFNSSAEEDFVKGKIGARSFWIGLSNLECNHKLCPQVSGKELKWSDNTLLNHSNWAPAEAASTKLESCAYVPRDANKYHHPGKWRKVSCESSLAYMCKRSPDSLSGGTTVQQDRRFGAHSGANFCL, translated from the exons atgtcagtttaccgagtctgtattttgagttccgccaataaaccctggtccaagctgcacttggtcgtcctgctccatgctccacacccgaccgtgacaacgTTGGGCGCCAGGACGACGTTTTGTGAAG GCATTTCGTGCGGTCCCGGATGGGAGGCGTTCAGCTCCAGCTGCTACAAGAAGATGCTGGAccccaacggttggctgggggctcgtTTCCACTGCGTCCTGGAGGGCGGAGACCTGGTCTCCTTCAACTCCTCAGCCGAGGAAGACTTTGTGAAGGGCAAAATCGGAGCCCGCTCGTTCTGGATAGGACTCTCCAACCTG GAATGCAACCACAAGTTGTGTCCTCAAGTGTCAGGCAAGGAGCTGAAATGGTCCGATAACACGCTGCTGAACCACAGCAACTGGGCTCCCGCCGAAGCCGCAAG CACCAAATTGGAGTCCTGTGCGTACGTCCCCCGAGACGCTAACAAGTACCACCACCCTGGCAAGTGGAGAAAGGTCTCGTGCGAGTCCTCCCTGGCGTACATGTGCAAACGCTCGCCCGACA GCTTGTCAGGAGGGACAACCGTGCAACAGGACCGCCGGTTTGGCGCTCACTCCGGTGCAAA CTTCTGCCTGTGA